From the Montipora capricornis isolate CH-2021 chromosome 2, ASM3666992v2, whole genome shotgun sequence genome, one window contains:
- the LOC138037509 gene encoding uncharacterized protein translates to MSYILNASKPKPPLNQPLTGAESEEKYCTIPYVSGTSEPIKRVLDNYGTKVTFKPYKTIGQIFPKPKDEMGKEEIRDLVYDIPCAVCSKNYVGETQRKFTTRKGEHQKAVARLQKETSALADHVIKTNHDIAWNEATILRTTNNWRQRKILEAWEINCAKDPLNRDDGARYSPRSTCI, encoded by the coding sequence ATGTCATACATCTTGAATGCCAGCAAACCTAAACCACCATTAAACCAACCATTAACTGGTGCAGAGTCGGAAGAGAAATATTGCACAATACCATACGTTAGCGGGACCTCCGAACCCATAAAGAGAGTTTTGGACAATTATGGTACCAAAGTGACTTTTAAACCCTACAAGACAATTGGCCAGATATTCCCAAAGCCGAAAGACGAAATGGGCAAAGAAGAAATTCGAGATCTCGTGTATGACATTCCCTGCGCAGTTTGTAGCAAGAATTACGTCGGagaaacgcaaagaaaatttacaactaGAAAAGGCGAGCATCAAAAGGCCGTCGCACGGCTACAAAAAGAAACATCAGCACTTGCGGACCAcgttataaaaacaaatcatgacatCGCGTGGAATGAGGCCACTATTCTTAGAACTACCAATAACTGGCGgcaaaggaaaattcttgaggcTTGGGAAATAAACTGTGCTAAAGACCCCCTCAACCGAGACGATGGAGCGCGCTACTCCCCAAGGAGTACTTGCATTTGA